In one Mucilaginibacter ginsenosidivorax genomic region, the following are encoded:
- a CDS encoding lipid-binding SYLF domain-containing protein: MKTLKFLAIPLMLSLFFVLISAKAGDKENERVHSASNVLKDFSKMKESIPRQLLQQYEGIVIIPKLINAGLGIGGKRGKGIAMVKLADGKWSNPVFVTLTGGSFGLQIGVQSVDLVLVFRHKGVLTKVKNGDFTIGGDISAAAGPVGRSSTASTDYKLEAEVYSYSRSRGLFAGITINGSNLGIDKTANAKFYGNNDSSKDIFAMSNSKKESVVVLKETLSAF; this comes from the coding sequence ATGAAAACATTAAAATTTCTGGCTATCCCATTGATGCTTAGCCTATTTTTTGTCCTGATATCGGCCAAAGCCGGCGATAAGGAAAACGAACGTGTGCACAGCGCTTCAAACGTATTGAAAGATTTTTCTAAAATGAAAGAAAGCATACCGCGCCAGCTGCTTCAGCAATATGAGGGAATTGTAATTATACCCAAACTAATCAACGCCGGCCTGGGCATAGGCGGCAAGCGTGGTAAGGGTATAGCTATGGTAAAACTGGCCGATGGCAAATGGAGCAACCCTGTTTTTGTTACTTTAACCGGTGGCAGTTTTGGTTTGCAAATAGGTGTACAATCAGTCGACCTGGTTTTGGTATTCCGTCATAAAGGAGTGCTGACCAAAGTTAAGAACGGCGACTTTACCATTGGTGGCGATATCTCAGCAGCAGCCGGCCCGGTTGGCCGCAGTTCAACAGCCAGTACCGATTACAAACTGGAAGCCGAGGTGTACTCCTACTCTCGCAGCCGGGGCTTATTTGCCGGCATTACCATCAATGGCTCAAATCTTGGTATCGACAAAACAGCCAATGCCAAGTTTTACGGAAATAACGATTCGTCAAAAGATATTTTCGCTATGTCTAACAGTAAAAAAGAGTCGGTTGTTGTGTTAAAGGAAACTTTAAGCGCTTTTTAA
- a CDS encoding LuxE/PaaK family acyltransferase, producing MTIPGKQQVFSINNKEQFEQTALEVFKYQAQNCVIYRQFIEGLKIDLTKVTTVEKIPFLPIEFFKSHAVVSSNDLIEVTFTSSGTTGMITSSHHVTDKTWYEDSFRNAFGLFYGDIKAYTVLALLPSYLEREGSSLIYMVDDLIKQSDNPDSGFFLYNHYELYQQLIKQQEAQKPTLLIGVTFGLLDFIEQYSINFPGLIVMETGGMKGRRKEMIREELHQALCKGFGVSAIHSEYGMTELLSQAYSKGEGIFDCPPWMQIIIRDTNDPITTLSNGKTGGINVVDLANINSCSFIATQDLGKTYTDGSFEVLGRFDQSDIRGCNLLIA from the coding sequence ATGACGATCCCCGGTAAACAACAGGTTTTTTCGATAAATAATAAAGAGCAGTTTGAGCAAACGGCGCTGGAGGTTTTTAAATACCAGGCCCAAAATTGCGTCATATACAGACAGTTTATCGAAGGGCTAAAAATCGATTTGACAAAAGTTACCACCGTTGAAAAAATTCCTTTTTTGCCTATCGAGTTTTTTAAATCTCATGCCGTTGTTAGTTCAAATGATCTAATTGAGGTTACCTTTACCAGTTCGGGCACAACGGGCATGATAACCAGCAGTCACCATGTAACGGATAAAACCTGGTACGAAGATAGTTTCAGGAATGCATTCGGGCTGTTTTATGGTGATATTAAGGCCTATACGGTATTAGCACTGTTGCCTTCTTACCTGGAGCGCGAAGGCTCGTCGCTTATTTATATGGTTGATGATTTGATAAAACAGTCTGATAACCCGGATAGCGGCTTCTTTTTATATAACCATTATGAACTTTATCAACAGCTTATAAAACAGCAGGAAGCTCAAAAGCCTACGTTATTAATAGGGGTTACCTTTGGGTTGCTTGATTTTATTGAGCAATACAGTATCAATTTCCCAGGGTTAATTGTAATGGAAACCGGTGGTATGAAGGGCCGCCGTAAGGAGATGATCCGCGAGGAATTGCACCAGGCTTTGTGTAAAGGTTTCGGGGTAAGCGCTATACATTCTGAATACGGCATGACGGAATTGTTATCACAAGCTTACTCAAAAGGGGAGGGGATTTTTGATTGCCCGCCCTGGATGCAAATCATCATCCGCGATACTAACGATCCTATCACCACGTTAAGCAATGGAAAAACAGGCGGAATTAACGTGGTCGACCTGGCTAATATTAATTCTTGCTCATTCATAGCCACACAGGATTTGGGTAAAACCTATACCGATGGCTCGTTTGAGGTGTTGGGCCGGTTTGATCAAAGCGATATTCGTGGATGTAATTTGCTGATTGCTTAA
- a CDS encoding IS4 family transposase, translated as MPKDNFFSGQPVFAQLLSLIPRHIVSKQSQKYSADRYCKSFMSYDHLVTMLYQGFFQCLSLRELVTGLQANRSRLLHLGLTNTPRRSTLSDANSRRPADFFAAAYHQLYRYFYGSLPDSRPSLKKLFIIDSTTISLFSNIMGGAGMSKSNGKRKGGIKAHVMIDAEHNLPCFTLLTEARHHDLVFLQEVQVPPGSIVVFDRAYTNYKQFEAWGAQGIAWVTRQKNDANYQLLSESPVSTYSSEQGVIADQSLLLGRHSNRRKVSLIRARRVVFKDPATQKELAFITNEPTLAPEQIAALYKKRWQIELLFKRIKQRYPLRYFLGDNVNAIQIQVWSMLICDLLVQIVLSQVNKAGKRKWSYANLAAMVKHHLMTYINLMAFLFDPEKALLNYKPPEPTAATLF; from the coding sequence ATGCCCAAAGATAATTTTTTTAGCGGACAGCCGGTATTCGCACAATTGCTTAGTTTGATCCCCCGCCATATTGTTTCAAAGCAAAGCCAAAAGTATTCTGCCGATAGGTATTGTAAGTCATTCATGAGTTACGACCACTTGGTCACGATGCTCTACCAAGGCTTTTTCCAATGCCTTTCCCTGCGTGAATTGGTTACGGGGTTACAGGCGAACCGAAGCAGGCTTCTCCATCTGGGGTTGACCAATACCCCACGCAGGAGCACGCTGTCGGATGCCAATAGCAGGCGCCCGGCTGATTTCTTCGCGGCGGCCTATCATCAACTGTACAGATATTTCTACGGAAGTTTACCGGACAGCCGCCCTTCGCTTAAGAAGCTTTTCATTATCGATTCGACCACGATCTCCCTTTTCTCGAATATTATGGGCGGTGCAGGTATGTCGAAAAGCAATGGCAAAAGGAAAGGCGGGATAAAAGCCCACGTAATGATCGATGCGGAACATAATTTGCCCTGTTTTACCTTACTTACGGAAGCCAGGCACCACGACCTTGTATTCCTGCAGGAAGTACAGGTACCGCCAGGCTCTATAGTCGTCTTTGACCGGGCTTATACCAATTATAAACAATTCGAGGCGTGGGGCGCACAGGGCATTGCCTGGGTTACCCGGCAGAAGAATGATGCAAACTACCAGTTGTTGTCCGAATCCCCTGTTTCTACCTATTCATCCGAACAGGGGGTAATAGCTGACCAGTCCCTGCTGCTTGGACGGCATAGCAACAGGCGCAAAGTATCCCTTATCCGGGCCCGCAGGGTCGTTTTTAAGGACCCTGCCACCCAGAAAGAGCTCGCGTTCATTACCAACGAGCCCACTCTTGCGCCCGAACAGATCGCTGCTTTGTATAAAAAACGGTGGCAGATAGAATTACTGTTCAAACGCATCAAGCAGCGATACCCGTTGAGGTACTTTTTGGGGGATAATGTCAATGCTATCCAAATACAGGTCTGGTCTATGCTGATATGCGACCTCCTTGTCCAGATCGTCCTTTCCCAAGTCAACAAAGCCGGTAAACGGAAATGGTCTTACGCTAACTTAGCAGCTATGGTCAAGCATCACCTGATGACCTATATCAACCTGATGGCTTTCCTTTTTGACCCAGAGAAAGCCTTGTTAAACTACAAGCCGCCTGAACCAACTGCGGCTACGCTTTTCTAA
- the parS gene encoding type II RES/Xre toxin-antitoxin system antitoxin, producing MSYKTKKETQNVLHEPMVAYGSVGTMPSFYNLLGGAKSLTLNSDFDIINLARQGFPKSALLSLAKKISLTLQELAVILHISERTLQRYEDDAIIKTEYAEKAVELARLYTRGQEVFGSMDKFKTWIKTPSLIFKGEAPVTILDTSAGFDMVFKELGRIEHGIFA from the coding sequence ATGTCGTACAAAACAAAAAAAGAAACGCAAAACGTGCTCCACGAGCCTATGGTAGCCTATGGCAGCGTAGGTACTATGCCTTCGTTTTATAATCTGCTTGGGGGCGCAAAATCCTTAACCCTCAACTCCGATTTTGACATCATTAACCTGGCTCGTCAGGGTTTCCCTAAAAGTGCGCTACTTTCACTGGCAAAAAAAATATCTTTAACCCTACAGGAGTTAGCCGTTATCTTACACATTAGTGAGCGCACATTACAGCGCTACGAAGACGATGCCATTATTAAAACTGAATACGCCGAAAAAGCCGTTGAACTTGCCCGCCTTTATACCCGTGGGCAGGAAGTTTTTGGATCGATGGATAAATTCAAAACCTGGATAAAAACACCATCACTTATTTTCAAAGGCGAAGCCCCGGTTACTATACTGGATACATCGGCCGGTTTTGATATGGTTTTTAAAGAATTGGGCCGTATTGAGCACGGTATTTTTGCCTAA
- the tyrS gene encoding tyrosine--tRNA ligase, with product MNFVEELTWRGMLHTIMPGTEEMLNKGMASGYIGFDPTADSLHVGHLTQIMTLIHFQRAGHKPFALVGGATGMVGDPSGKSQERNLLSEDVLQHNLEAVKAQLTRFLDFDSGMNSAEMVNNYDWFKSFTFLDFIRDVGKHITVNYMMAKDSVKKRLEGDTGMSFTEFTYQLVQGYDFYYLWKHHNCTIQMGGSDQWGNIVTGTELIRRKDAGEAFALTTQLIKKADGTKFGKTESGAVWLDPERTSPYQFYQFWLNTTDVDAKAYIRIFTLYDREVIEAWEAEHDAAPHTRVLQKALAKDITIRVHGEAEYEKAIKSSEFLFGNVGIEFLSELNDAEVLALFAGVPNFTISLTELHEGISITDLLAVKTTIFPSKGEAKKTIIGGGASINKVKIATADDVYNADALLNGKFIVAQKGKKNYFLIVAE from the coding sequence ATGAATTTTGTTGAAGAACTAACATGGCGTGGTATGCTGCATACCATTATGCCTGGCACCGAAGAAATGCTTAATAAAGGCATGGCTTCGGGATATATAGGATTTGACCCAACTGCAGATTCACTGCACGTGGGCCACCTTACACAGATCATGACCCTGATCCACTTCCAGCGCGCGGGCCATAAGCCGTTTGCACTGGTTGGAGGCGCAACCGGCATGGTGGGCGATCCTTCGGGCAAATCGCAGGAGCGTAATTTATTATCTGAAGATGTTTTGCAGCATAACCTGGAGGCTGTAAAGGCACAACTTACCCGTTTCCTTGATTTTGACAGTGGTATGAACAGTGCCGAAATGGTAAACAATTACGATTGGTTTAAAAGTTTTACTTTTCTTGATTTTATTCGCGACGTAGGTAAGCACATCACCGTAAATTACATGATGGCCAAAGACTCGGTTAAGAAACGACTGGAGGGCGATACCGGCATGTCATTTACCGAGTTTACTTACCAGCTGGTTCAGGGATATGATTTTTATTACCTGTGGAAACACCATAATTGCACCATACAAATGGGCGGCAGCGACCAATGGGGTAATATTGTTACCGGTACCGAGCTGATTCGCAGGAAAGATGCCGGCGAAGCTTTTGCACTTACTACCCAATTAATAAAAAAAGCAGATGGCACCAAATTTGGCAAAACCGAAAGTGGCGCAGTTTGGCTCGATCCGGAGCGTACATCGCCTTACCAGTTTTACCAGTTTTGGTTGAACACGACTGATGTTGATGCGAAGGCATATATCAGGATATTTACCTTGTATGATCGGGAAGTGATTGAAGCCTGGGAGGCCGAGCACGATGCAGCACCACATACAAGGGTGCTACAAAAAGCCCTGGCAAAAGATATTACCATTCGCGTGCATGGCGAAGCCGAGTATGAAAAAGCGATTAAATCATCTGAGTTTTTATTTGGGAATGTTGGCATAGAATTTTTAAGCGAACTAAACGATGCCGAAGTATTGGCTTTATTCGCCGGCGTACCCAACTTTACAATTTCGTTAACCGAATTACATGAGGGAATCAGCATTACCGATTTGTTGGCCGTTAAAACAACCATCTTCCCATCAAAGGGCGAAGCAAAGAAAACGATTATTGGTGGTGGTGCATCAATAAACAAGGTAAAGATTGCAACGGCCGATGACGTTTATAATGCAGATGCTCTGTTAAACGGAAAATTTATAGTAGCGCAGAAAGGGAAAAAGAATTACTTTTTGATAGTAGCCGAATAA
- a CDS encoding RES family NAD+ phosphorylase translates to MILYRISNCNYAGDLSGTGARLYGGRWNSEGKSMLYMASSRALAVLEVLVHLPPLLVPDNFCLVEIEIPEDNIYTLAPALLPINWRDIPPPVILRQLGDDFLKKCEFLVMKVPSSIVPAEYNYLLNPLHPEALKAKVTNRESFSFDERLLN, encoded by the coding sequence ATGATCCTTTACCGCATCAGTAATTGTAATTACGCCGGCGATTTAAGCGGTACAGGTGCCCGCTTGTATGGTGGCCGCTGGAACAGTGAAGGTAAATCGATGCTTTACATGGCTTCATCACGGGCGCTGGCGGTGCTTGAGGTATTAGTCCATTTGCCTCCCCTATTGGTACCTGACAATTTTTGCCTTGTAGAAATTGAGATTCCCGAAGATAACATCTATACATTAGCCCCTGCATTATTGCCCATAAACTGGCGGGACATACCTCCCCCGGTGATACTACGCCAATTAGGCGATGACTTTTTAAAGAAATGCGAATTCCTGGTAATGAAAGTACCCTCATCCATAGTACCTGCCGAATATAATTATCTGCTAAACCCATTGCATCCCGAAGCATTAAAAGCCAAAGTGACAAACCGGGAGTCCTTTAGTTTTGACGAAAGGCTTTTGAATTAG
- a CDS encoding fumarylacetoacetate hydrolase family protein, translating into MKLVSYKTEDREHLGVFVNGHIYNLNSCDKLIPDNMNEFLWGGDELMDHARRVHAAISSGKMEAKEELFFELIAPVPHPSSCRDAYAFRQHVETARRNRGVAMIPEFDQYPIFYFTNHNAIQGAGEIECMPDHFDKLDFELEVAVVLNKKGRNIRAADADSFIAGFMIMNDMSARTLQMEEMLLNLGPAKGKDFSTVIGPWLVTPDELEKYKVPAKPGHTGNAYNLEMKCVVNGKQVSTGNMADMEWTFAEIIERCAYGCDVLPSDVIGSGTVGTGCFLELNGTEVSNDPSYQPQWLKDGDLVEMEVTGLGMLGNIITKAKDDFSILNLKKK; encoded by the coding sequence ATGAAATTAGTATCCTACAAAACCGAAGACCGGGAGCATTTGGGCGTTTTTGTAAACGGCCATATTTATAACCTCAACTCCTGCGATAAGCTGATACCCGATAATATGAACGAGTTTTTGTGGGGCGGCGATGAACTGATGGATCACGCGCGCAGGGTACATGCCGCAATCAGCAGCGGTAAAATGGAAGCTAAAGAAGAATTGTTTTTTGAGTTAATAGCCCCCGTGCCTCACCCATCATCATGCCGCGACGCCTATGCCTTCAGGCAGCATGTAGAAACCGCCCGCCGCAATCGTGGTGTTGCCATGATCCCCGAATTTGACCAATACCCTATATTTTATTTTACCAACCACAACGCCATACAAGGCGCCGGCGAAATTGAATGCATGCCCGATCATTTTGATAAGCTTGATTTTGAGCTGGAAGTAGCTGTTGTGCTTAATAAAAAAGGCCGCAACATTCGCGCTGCAGACGCAGATAGTTTTATTGCTGGGTTTATGATCATGAACGATATGAGCGCCCGCACCCTGCAAATGGAAGAGATGCTGCTAAACCTGGGGCCTGCAAAGGGCAAAGATTTTTCGACTGTAATTGGTCCCTGGCTGGTAACGCCCGATGAACTGGAAAAATATAAAGTGCCTGCCAAGCCCGGCCATACCGGTAATGCTTATAACCTGGAAATGAAATGCGTGGTAAATGGTAAACAGGTATCTACCGGTAATATGGCCGATATGGAATGGACCTTCGCCGAGATCATCGAACGTTGCGCCTATGGATGCGATGTGTTGCCCAGCGATGTAATAGGATCTGGGACGGTTGGCACAGGCTGTTTCCTGGAACTTAACGGAACGGAGGTGTCAAATGATCCGTCGTATCAGCCTCAGTGGCTAAAGGATGGCGACCTGGTAGAAATGGAAGTTACCGGCCTGGGCATGCTTGGTAATATAATCACAAAGGCTAAGGACGATTTTTCGATACTCAACCTGAAGAAGAAATAG
- a CDS encoding PH domain-containing protein gives MIEKFLNEEQDPKTVEKVYFRLVDLLSSGEEIIYIAVQKKPLVNLFPDCIAITNKRILFFTPANLGLSIKFVDFVWKDIVDVYTKEEIIGAIFSVKTTNGAEMAVDYLPKVQGRKLYQYAQERKEVEREARRQRDLEQKRAESGAVQFDNAARTTPAQQVFAAQAPVAAPQIPAPAPAPVAPPVPTPAPEPVAQQAAAPKPDELTEKLKRLKMLFDNGLISQEEYNAKKLDLLSDF, from the coding sequence ATGATTGAGAAATTTTTAAACGAGGAACAAGATCCAAAAACGGTTGAGAAAGTTTATTTCCGCCTGGTCGACCTGCTTTCTTCTGGTGAAGAGATCATTTATATAGCGGTTCAAAAAAAGCCATTGGTGAATTTATTTCCGGATTGTATTGCCATAACCAATAAGCGTATCTTATTTTTTACCCCGGCTAACCTGGGCCTGTCCATCAAATTTGTTGATTTTGTATGGAAGGATATTGTTGATGTATATACAAAAGAGGAGATTATCGGCGCCATATTCAGCGTAAAAACCACTAACGGAGCCGAAATGGCTGTTGATTACCTGCCTAAGGTGCAGGGGCGTAAGTTATACCAATACGCCCAGGAACGTAAAGAAGTTGAACGTGAAGCCCGCCGCCAACGCGACCTGGAGCAAAAACGCGCAGAATCCGGCGCTGTTCAGTTTGATAACGCGGCCCGTACAACGCCCGCCCAGCAGGTGTTTGCCGCCCAGGCGCCGGTAGCAGCTCCACAAATACCAGCACCGGCACCAGCGCCTGTTGCTCCGCCTGTTCCAACCCCGGCACCCGAGCCGGTTGCGCAGCAAGCTGCGGCCCCAAAACCGGATGAACTTACCGAAAAGTTAAAGCGGCTTAAAATGCTTTTTGATAACGGCCTGATATCTCAGGAAGAGTACAATGCCAAGAAGCTCGATTTACTGAGCGATTTTTAG
- the rpsA gene encoding 30S ribosomal protein S1, protein MAKKQEAEKELKAKEAELGTVTASGEKETIESEADSISIEEIKSKIAATPSEDFDWDADDKKFGNYSDSDREKFEKLYDGTFSSITKGEIITGTVVNVNNKDVVLNVGFKSDGLVSVSEFRDTPDLKIGDTVDVFVESQEDANGQLVLSRKRAKTQKSWERINSALDNDEIITGFVKSRTKGGLIVDIMGVEAFLPGSQIDIKPIRDYDVYVGKTMEFKVVKINHEFKNVVVSHKVLIEDDLENQKTEIVARLEKGQVLEGTVKNITDFGVFIDLGGVDGLLHITDISWGRIEHPREILSLDQKINVVVLDFDDEKKRIALGLKQLTPHPWQSLDENIVVGSKVKGRIVTVADYGAFLEIIPGVEGLIHVSEMSWSQNLRNPQEFLKVGDEIEAQVLTLDRDERKMSLGVKQLTPDPWQNAGEKYAIGTTHVATVKNMTNFGVFVELEDGIDGLIHISDLSWSKKVNHPNEFTKVGEKLNVVVLELDIDNRKLSLGHKQLEENPWDTFETIFTIDSIHEGTVLKVTDKGAIVALPYGVEGFAPTKHLVKEDGKSVKAEEAAEFKIIEFNKENKRIVISHSRIWEEARADARVQEFENRKKEAKSASNAVKKVKESVEKSTLGDLSVLAQLKEQMEGAESKARKAAPAPAAKKESEGEEA, encoded by the coding sequence ATGGCAAAAAAACAAGAAGCAGAAAAAGAATTAAAAGCGAAAGAAGCTGAACTGGGTACAGTTACCGCATCTGGCGAAAAAGAAACTATTGAATCAGAAGCTGATTCAATCTCGATCGAAGAGATCAAATCTAAAATTGCAGCTACACCGAGCGAAGATTTCGACTGGGATGCAGATGACAAAAAGTTTGGTAACTACAGCGATAGCGACCGTGAAAAATTTGAAAAATTGTATGATGGAACTTTCAGCTCTATCACCAAAGGCGAAATTATCACTGGTACTGTTGTTAATGTTAACAACAAAGATGTAGTATTAAACGTAGGATTTAAATCAGACGGTTTAGTTTCAGTATCAGAATTCCGTGATACACCTGATCTGAAGATCGGTGACACAGTTGATGTATTTGTTGAGTCGCAGGAAGATGCTAACGGTCAGTTGGTACTTTCACGCAAACGTGCAAAAACTCAAAAATCATGGGAGCGCATTAATTCAGCACTTGATAATGATGAAATCATCACTGGCTTTGTGAAGAGCAGAACTAAAGGTGGTTTAATTGTTGATATCATGGGCGTTGAAGCCTTCTTACCAGGTTCACAAATCGATATTAAACCTATCAGGGATTACGATGTGTACGTTGGTAAAACAATGGAATTCAAAGTTGTTAAAATCAACCACGAGTTTAAAAACGTAGTGGTATCGCACAAAGTGCTGATTGAAGACGATTTGGAAAACCAAAAAACTGAAATTGTTGCCCGCCTTGAAAAAGGTCAGGTATTGGAAGGTACTGTTAAAAACATTACAGACTTTGGTGTATTTATTGACCTTGGTGGTGTTGATGGTTTATTACACATTACTGATATTTCATGGGGTCGTATTGAGCATCCACGCGAAATTCTTTCATTGGATCAAAAAATCAACGTTGTTGTGCTTGACTTTGATGACGAGAAAAAACGTATCGCTTTGGGCTTAAAACAATTAACTCCACACCCTTGGCAGTCGCTTGACGAGAACATCGTTGTAGGCTCAAAAGTAAAAGGACGTATTGTTACAGTTGCTGATTACGGCGCATTCCTTGAAATCATCCCTGGTGTTGAAGGTTTGATCCACGTATCAGAAATGTCATGGTCACAAAACCTGCGTAACCCTCAGGAATTCCTGAAAGTTGGTGACGAGATTGAAGCACAAGTGTTAACACTTGACCGCGACGAGCGCAAAATGAGTTTAGGTGTTAAACAATTAACTCCTGATCCATGGCAAAATGCCGGTGAGAAATATGCTATCGGCACAACTCACGTAGCTACAGTTAAAAACATGACCAACTTTGGTGTGTTTGTTGAACTGGAAGACGGCATCGACGGCTTAATCCACATCAGCGACTTATCATGGTCTAAAAAAGTTAACCACCCTAACGAATTCACTAAAGTTGGTGAAAAATTAAACGTGGTTGTTTTAGAACTTGATATCGATAACCGTAAATTAAGCTTAGGCCACAAACAGCTTGAAGAAAACCCTTGGGATACTTTTGAAACCATCTTCACAATTGATTCAATTCATGAAGGTACCGTGTTAAAAGTAACCGACAAAGGTGCTATCGTAGCTTTACCTTACGGTGTTGAAGGCTTTGCGCCAACCAAACACCTGGTTAAAGAAGACGGCAAAAGCGTTAAAGCTGAAGAGGCTGCTGAATTCAAGATCATTGAATTTAACAAAGAAAACAAACGCATTGTAATTTCACACTCACGTATATGGGAAGAAGCTCGTGCTGATGCTCGTGTACAGGAATTTGAAAACCGCAAAAAAGAAGCAAAATCTGCAAGCAACGCGGTTAAAAAAGTGAAAGAATCAGTTGAAAAATCAACTTTAGGCGACCTTAGCGTATTAGCTCAGTTAAAAGAGCAAATGGAAGGTGCTGAAAGCAAAGCCCGCAAAGCTGCGCCAGCCCCTGCTGCTAAAAAAGAATCTGAAGGCGAAGAAGCATAA
- a CDS encoding DUF1203 domain-containing protein: protein MNNFKIVPLSKAFVQKIKATMTDDFGNPVVEQLATGLGPCRVSLKPFNKGVDKRLLFKHSPFELENAYNQPGPVFVNAEDVEEYADIFRFPPEIKANKQSFPLSLIGYTKDQMMALTRLVGDADVDELINELFDQHPNIEYHCCPGKFINTEKTGSQLNKGSFKW, encoded by the coding sequence ATGAACAACTTTAAAATTGTGCCGCTATCCAAAGCGTTCGTCCAAAAAATAAAAGCAACCATGACCGACGACTTTGGCAACCCGGTTGTTGAGCAACTGGCAACCGGCCTGGGCCCCTGCCGCGTATCCTTAAAACCGTTTAACAAAGGTGTTGACAAGCGGCTACTATTTAAACACTCACCCTTTGAACTTGAAAATGCTTACAACCAACCCGGGCCGGTATTTGTCAATGCCGAAGATGTAGAAGAGTATGCCGACATATTCCGCTTCCCGCCCGAAATTAAGGCGAATAAACAAAGCTTTCCGCTATCACTTATTGGATACACTAAAGATCAGATGATGGCTTTAACACGTTTGGTTGGCGATGCTGATGTGGATGAATTGATAAACGAGTTATTTGACCAACATCCCAACATCGAATATCACTGTTGTCCGGGGAAATTTATAAACACAGAAAAAACCGGCTCCCAATTAAATAAAGGCAGTTTTAAGTGGTAA
- a CDS encoding lipid-binding SYLF domain-containing protein: MKTLKLLKFPLILSLFFVLISAKADDKETERIQNSATVLKNFAEMKESIPSELMKKYEGIVIIPKLINAGLGIGGKRGKGVAMVKLADGKWSDPVFVTLTGGSVGFQIGVQSVDLILVFRHKSVLTDIKKGNFTIGGDISAAAGPVNRNKSATTDYKLEAEIYSYSRSRGLFAGISLNGSGLNIDNNADENYYGNTDSSQDIFESAKNDSEEVKDLKDALKAFK, encoded by the coding sequence ATGAAAACGTTAAAACTGTTAAAATTTCCGTTAATATTAAGCCTTTTTTTTGTGCTGATATCGGCCAAGGCCGATGATAAAGAAACGGAGCGGATCCAAAATTCGGCAACCGTGCTCAAGAACTTTGCCGAGATGAAAGAAAGCATTCCGAGCGAGTTGATGAAAAAATATGAAGGCATCGTAATTATCCCAAAATTGATTAATGCCGGCCTGGGCATTGGCGGTAAACGCGGCAAGGGCGTGGCTATGGTGAAGCTTGCCGATGGCAAATGGAGCGACCCGGTTTTTGTTACCCTTACTGGTGGCAGCGTTGGCTTCCAGATAGGTGTACAATCTGTTGATCTGATCCTGGTGTTCCGTCATAAAAGCGTGTTAACCGATATTAAAAAAGGCAATTTTACTATCGGCGGCGATATATCGGCTGCTGCTGGCCCGGTTAACCGCAATAAATCGGCAACTACCGATTATAAACTGGAGGCCGAAATTTATTCTTATTCGCGCAGCCGTGGTCTTTTTGCGGGCATCAGCCTGAATGGCTCGGGCCTGAACATTGATAACAATGCCGATGAAAACTATTACGGCAATACCGATTCGTCGCAGGACATTTTTGAAAGTGCAAAAAACGATTCGGAAGAAGTTAAGGACTTGAAAGATGCTTTAAAAGCGTTTAAATAG